CCTGCTGGTGTAGCACAATTACAGCACATTGATATTAGTGAAGTGCCTGCCGCATTCAAAAAAATCAATAACCAATTTATCGGGATTTTAATTGGTGTAATTTCAGCTGAACTTTACAACCGGTTCTATCAAGTTGAATTACCAAAAGCGCTTTCGTTCTTTAGCGGAAAACGCCTCGTCCCAATTTTGGTTTCTTTCGTGATGATCGCCGTATCATTTGCCTTACTCTATATTTGGCCTCATATTTTTAACGCACTCGTTTCATTTGGTGAATCCATCAAAGATTTAGGTGCAGTCGGTGCGGGTATCTACGGTTTCTTCAACCGTTTATTAATTCCTGTTGGCTTACACCATGCCTTAAACTCTGTATTCTGGTTTGACGTAGCGGGTATCAATGATATTCCAAACTTCTTAGGCGGTGCTAAATCTATTGCCGAAGGCACTGCAACTATGGGGGTAACAGGTATGTATCAAGCTGGTTTCTTCCCAGTGATGATGTTTGGTTTACCAGGTGCTGCTCTTGCAATTTATCACTGCGCAAAACCAAATCAAAAAGTACAAGTTGCCTCAATTATGCTTGCGGGTGCGTTAGCCTCTTTCTTTACAGGGATCACCGAACCGCTTGAATTCTCATTCATGTTCGTTGCACCTGTACTTTATGTATTGCATGCATTATTAACAGGTATCTCTGTATTCATTGCAGCCACAATGCACTGGATTGCAGGATTCGGCTTTAGTGCTGGTTTAGTGGATATGGTACTTTCTAGCCGCAACCCACTTGCTGTTAGCTGGTATATGTTGCTTGTACAAGGTATTGTATTCTTTGCTATCTATTATTTTGTGT
This portion of the Haemophilus haemolyticus genome encodes:
- the nagE gene encoding N-acetylglucosamine-specific PTS transporter subunit IIBC is translated as MSVLSYAQKIGQALMVPVAALPAAALLMGIGYWIDPDGWGANSQLAALLIKSGAAIIDNMGLLFAVGVAFGLAKDKHGSAALSGLVGFYVVTTLLSPAGVAQLQHIDISEVPAAFKKINNQFIGILIGVISAELYNRFYQVELPKALSFFSGKRLVPILVSFVMIAVSFALLYIWPHIFNALVSFGESIKDLGAVGAGIYGFFNRLLIPVGLHHALNSVFWFDVAGINDIPNFLGGAKSIAEGTATMGVTGMYQAGFFPVMMFGLPGAALAIYHCAKPNQKVQVASIMLAGALASFFTGITEPLEFSFMFVAPVLYVLHALLTGISVFIAATMHWIAGFGFSAGLVDMVLSSRNPLAVSWYMLLVQGIVFFAIYYFVFRFAINAFNLKTLGREDKAETVAVPTQSNQSREERAVKFIAALGGSENFKTVDACITRLRLTLVDHHNINEDQLKALGSKGNVKLGNDGLQVILGPEAELMAEAIKAKLK